The sequence GTCTCTGATGGAAAAAGGTGGTGAACACACACATGCAAATTACGGATGTAAGACTCCGCCGCGTCAACTCTGAGGGGAGAATGAAAGCAATCGCATCCATTACCATCGACAACGAGTTTGTTGTTCATGACATTCGCGTCATTGATGGCAACAATGGAATGTTCGTTGCAATGCCCAGCAAGCGCACGCCGGATGGGGAATTCCGTGATATCGCGCATCCGATTTCTTCCGGAACGCGTGAGAAGATCCAAACCGCAGTTCTTGCTGAATATGATCGCGCGGCAACGGAAGAAGAAGTGATTGAAGAAGGAGCATAATAAACGGCTCCTTGGTA is a genomic window of Paenibacillus durus ATCC 35681 containing:
- the spoVG gene encoding septation regulator SpoVG produces the protein MQITDVRLRRVNSEGRMKAIASITIDNEFVVHDIRVIDGNNGMFVAMPSKRTPDGEFRDIAHPISSGTREKIQTAVLAEYDRAATEEEVIEEGA